One genomic region from Rattus norvegicus strain BN/NHsdMcwi chromosome 10, GRCr8, whole genome shotgun sequence encodes:
- the Rbm25l1 gene encoding RNA-binding protein 25 gives MSFPPHLNRPPMGIPALPPGIPPPQFPGFPPPVPPGTPMIPVPMSIMAPAPTVLVPTVSMVGKHLGARKDHPGLKLKENDENCGPTTTVFVGNISEKASDMLIRQLLAKCGLVLSWKRVQGASGKLQAFGFCEYKEPESTLRALRLLHDLQIGEKKLLVKVDAKTKAQLDEWKAKKKANGNARPETVTNDDEEALDEETKRRDQMIKGAIEVLIREYSSELNAPSQESDSHPRKKKKEKKEDIFRRFPVAPLIPYPLITKEDINAIEMEEDKRDLISREISKFRDTHKKLEEEKGKKEKERQEIEKERRERERERERERERREREREREREREREKEKERERERERDRDRDRTKERDRDRERDRDRDRERSSDRNKDRSRSREKSRDREREREREREREKDKKRDREEDEEDAYERRKLERKLREKEAAYQERLKNWEIRERKKTREYEKEAEREEERRREMAKEAKRLKEFLEDYDDDRDDPKYYRGSALQKRLRDREKEMEADERDRKREKEELEEIRQRLLAEGHPDPDAELQRMEQEAERRRQPQIKQEPESEEEEEEKQEKEEKREEPVEEEEEPEQKPCLKPTLRPISSAPSVSSASSNATPNTPGDESPCGIIIPHENSPDQQQPEEHRPKIGLSLKLGASNSPGQPNSVKRKKLPVDSVFNKFEDEDSDDVPRKRKLVPLDYGEDDKNAAKGTVNTEEKRKHIKSLIEKIPTAKPELFAYPLDWSIVDSILMERRIRPWINKKIIEYIGEEEATLVDFVCSKVMAHSSPQSILDDVAMVLDEEAEVFIVKMWRLLIYETEAKKIGLVK, from the coding sequence ATGTCTTTTCCCCCTCATTTGAATCGCCCTCCCATGGGAATCCCAGCTCTCCCTCCGGGGATCCCACCCCCACAGTTTCCTGGCTTTCCTCCACCAGTACCTCCAGGGACACCAATGATTCCTGTACCAATGAGTATTATGGCTCCTGCTCCAACTGTCCTAGTGCCTACCGTGTCCATGGTTGGAAAGCATTTGGGAGCAAGAAAGGATCATCCAggcttaaaattaaaagaaaatgatgaaaattgtGGCCCTACTACTACAGTTTTTGTTGGCAACATTTCTGAGAAGGCCTCAGACATGCTTATAAGACAGCTCTTAGCTAAATGTGGTTTGGTGTTGAGCTGGAAGAGAGTGCAAGGCGCTTCTGGAAAACTTCAAGCGTTTGGATTTTGTGAGTATAAAGAGCCTGAATCTACCCTCCGAGCCCTCAGATTATTGCATGACCTTCAGATTGGAGAGAAGAAGCTACTTGTTAAAGTTGATGCAAAGACAAAGGCGCAGTTGGATGAAtggaaagcaaagaagaaagctAATGGGAACGCAAGACCAGAAACTGTCACTAATGATGATGAAGAAGCCTTAGATGAAGAAACAAAGCGAAGAGACCAGATGATTAAAGGGGCCATTGAAGTTTTAATCCGAGAATATTCCAGTGAGCTAAATGCCCCCTCACAGGAGTCTGACTCTCAccccaggaagaagaaaaaggaaaagaaggaggacaTTTTCCGTAGATTTCCAGTGGCCCCATTGATCCCTTACCCACTCATCACCAAGGAGGATATAAATGCTATAGAAATGGAAGAAGACAAAAGAGATTTGATATCCCGAGAGATCAGCAAgttcagagacacacacaagaaactggaagaagagaaaggcaaaaaagaaaaagaaagacaggaaattgagaaagaacggagagaaagagagagggaacgTGAAAGGGAACGAGAAAGGCGAGAACGGGAacgagaaagggaaagagaacgTGAacgagaaaaggaaaaagaacggGAGCGGGAACGAGAACGGGATAGGGATCGTGACCGCACAAAAGAGCGAGACCGAGACCGAGAGAGAGATCGGGACCGGGACCGAGAAAGGAGCTCAGATCGAAATAAGGATCGGAGTCGATCAAGAGAAAAAAGTAGAGATCGTGAAAGGGAACGGGAACGGGAgcgtgaaagagagaaagacaagaaaagagacagagaagaggatgaagaagatgcATATGAACGAAGAAAACTTGAAAGAAAACTGCGAGAGAAAGAGGCTGCGTATCAAGAGCGCCTTAAGAATTGGGAAATCAGAGAACGAAAGAAAACTAGGGAATATGAGAAGGAGgcggaaagagaagaagaaagaagaagagaaatggctAAAGAGGCTAAACGATTAAAAGAATTCCTAGAAGATTATGACGATGACAGAGATGACCCAAAGTACTACAGGGGTAGTGCTCTTCAGAAACGGTTGCGTGAtagggagaaagaaatggaagccGATGAacgagacaggaagagagagaaggaagaacttGAGGAAATCAGGCAACGTTTACTGGCAGAGGGGCATCCAGATCCAGATGCAGAGCTCCAGAGGATGGAACAAGAGGCTGAGAGGCGCAGGCAACCTCAAATAAAGCAAGAGCCAGagtcagaggaagaagaagaagaaaagcaagaaaaagaagaaaaacgaGAGGAGcctgtggaagaggaagaagaaccagAGCAAAAGCCTTGTCTCAAACCCACCTTGAGACCCATCAGCTCCGCTCCATCTGTGTCCTCTGCCAGCAGCAATGCAACACCTAACACTCCCGGGGACGAGTCTCCTTGTGGTATTATTATTCCTCATGAAAACTCACCAGATCAACAGCAGCCTGAGGAACATAGGCCAAAAATAGGACTAAGTCTTAAATTGGGTGCTTCCAATAGTCCTGGCCAACCTAATTCAGTGAAGAGAAAGAAACTACCTGTAGATAGTGTCTTTAACAAATTTGAGGATGAAGACAGTGATGATGTGCCCCGAAAAAGGAAACTGGTTCCCCTGGATTATGGCGAAGATGATAAAAATGCCGCCAAAGGCACTGTAAACACTGAAGAAAAGCGCAAACACATTAAGAGTCTCATTGAGAAAATTCCCACAGCCAAGCCTGAGCTCTTTGCTTATCCTTTGGATTGGTCTATTGTGGATTCTATACTGATGGAACGCAGAATCCGGCCATGGATCAATAAGAAAATCATAGAATACATAGGTGAAGAAGAAGCTACTttagttgattttgtttgttCTAAGGTTATGGCACATAGTTCACCACAGAGCATTTTAGATGATGTTGCCATGGTACTAGATGAAGAAGCAGAAGTTTTTATAGTCAAAATGTGGAGATTATTGATATATgaaacagaagccaagaaaattggTCTTGTGAAGTAA